One window of the Carnobacterium maltaromaticum DSM 20342 genome contains the following:
- a CDS encoding ABC transporter permease, translating to MFLAWREIKHTKVRYALIGFIMILIIWLVLFVTGLANGLASDNASAIKESPASYYVLEKGADNRFARSTVTSDEWQMIQQKLKADATPLSIQMSTISNSKGEEKTDISYFLLEPSSFQKPQLSSGKFQKTDPKKVIVDEKLQRNGYKIGDSIKDTVSETVFTISGFTKNQTYSHTGVVFLSPEQWKSIKQPQKTDAITYNAIALDISKSKAETLSFKGLDVVPQNDIVQNIPGYSEEQGSLTMMIAFLYIIAAFVLTVFFYVITLQKMDQFGMLKAIGAKTSYLGRSLFMQITLISIFSLLIGNGLTYGTAAILPASMPFKLTGTTALLSSILFLAVALIGALLSLYKVAKVDAIEAIGGTN from the coding sequence ATGTTTTTAGCTTGGCGAGAAATAAAACACACAAAAGTACGCTATGCCTTAATCGGTTTCATTATGATTCTCATTATTTGGCTTGTACTATTCGTAACAGGTCTGGCAAATGGTTTGGCTAGTGATAATGCTTCGGCAATTAAAGAGAGTCCAGCTTCCTATTATGTTTTGGAAAAAGGTGCTGATAATCGATTTGCTCGTTCGACAGTTACATCTGATGAATGGCAAATGATTCAGCAAAAATTAAAGGCTGATGCAACTCCACTCAGCATCCAAATGAGTACGATTAGTAACTCAAAAGGAGAAGAAAAAACAGATATTTCTTATTTCCTTTTAGAACCAAGTAGTTTCCAAAAACCTCAACTAAGTTCTGGAAAATTTCAAAAAACAGATCCTAAAAAAGTTATTGTTGATGAAAAATTGCAACGAAATGGGTATAAAATCGGTGACTCAATTAAAGATACCGTGAGTGAAACTGTTTTTACTATCAGTGGCTTCACTAAAAATCAAACCTATAGCCATACAGGTGTAGTTTTCTTATCTCCTGAACAATGGAAATCAATTAAACAGCCGCAAAAAACTGATGCGATTACGTATAATGCAATTGCCTTAGATATTTCTAAAAGTAAAGCAGAAACTTTATCCTTTAAAGGTCTAGATGTCGTCCCACAAAATGATATTGTTCAAAATATTCCAGGATATTCGGAAGAACAAGGTTCTTTAACCATGATGATTGCCTTTTTATACATTATTGCAGCCTTTGTTTTAACTGTTTTCTTTTATGTAATTACTCTTCAAAAAATGGACCAATTTGGTATGTTAAAAGCAATTGGAGCAAAAACAAGCTATTTAGGTAGAAGTTTATTTATGCAAATTACCCTGATTTCTATTTTCAGTCTTTTAATTGGGAATGGACTAACTTATGGTACAGCAGCAATCTTACCTGCTAGCATGCCTTTTAAATTAACTGGCACGACTGCCCTTCTTTCTTCGATTCTTTTCCTAGCAGTCGCTTTAATTGGTGCCTTATTATCTCTCTATAAAGTGGCAAAAGTCGATGCTATTGAAGCGATTGGAGGAACAAACTAA
- a CDS encoding HAMP domain-containing sensor histidine kinase: MKTLYKKIVGATFLVLVCSFFLAFLLSNLYYQTHLKPINDSKVTKIAEEMRDYFAKNTELDLTSYLTHITSLGYEVYQVSENGEETAYGDSFRKTSLPQESIDLVRSGEIYHGIANFPQNILITGFFDNDLRNTIGVPIKTANSTEAIFIRPDPTQQFGELRIYFALLLLLTVLIGFCFIFLSSSFIVKPIKKLTESTKQLISGQFTEINSTSRQDEIGQLTNSFATMATEINKSEKARQEFVANVSHEIQSPLTTIQGYTSILKTNQHSLEENFNYLTIIESETARLSDLTKQLLALSYLDNENQLVQKKSVDIAAQIRHYIQFTQWNWQEKNIYLSVELIPAFINGNENFLYQIWQNLINNALNYTPEYGEIQIKIEDTTENFIITIFNSGPTIPDSDIDHLFERFYQVDKNRTRQNGTSGLGLAITEKIVHLHNGTISVLNKTHPKGVLFSVQLPKAHL, from the coding sequence ATGAAAACATTATATAAAAAAATTGTGGGTGCAACTTTTTTAGTATTAGTTTGCAGTTTTTTTCTGGCTTTCTTACTTTCAAATCTGTATTATCAAACTCATTTAAAACCCATTAATGACAGCAAAGTCACAAAAATAGCGGAAGAAATGCGGGATTACTTCGCTAAGAATACAGAACTTGATTTAACCTCGTACTTAACTCATATTACTTCATTAGGGTATGAAGTGTATCAAGTTTCAGAAAATGGAGAAGAAACTGCTTATGGAGATTCTTTTAGAAAAACCTCTTTACCCCAAGAATCGATTGATTTAGTTCGTTCTGGAGAAATTTATCATGGAATTGCTAATTTTCCACAAAATATTTTAATCACGGGCTTTTTTGATAACGACTTAAGAAATACAATTGGAGTACCTATCAAAACAGCTAATTCAACAGAAGCTATTTTTATTCGACCTGACCCTACTCAGCAATTTGGTGAGTTACGCATTTACTTTGCACTACTTTTATTGCTAACCGTTTTAATCGGATTTTGTTTTATTTTTTTAAGCAGTTCTTTTATAGTTAAGCCCATCAAAAAATTAACAGAATCAACTAAACAACTAATTAGTGGGCAATTCACTGAAATTAACTCGACTAGTAGGCAAGATGAAATTGGTCAGTTAACAAATTCTTTTGCAACAATGGCCACTGAAATTAATAAATCTGAAAAAGCTCGACAAGAATTTGTCGCAAACGTCTCTCATGAAATTCAATCACCTTTAACGACTATTCAAGGGTATACAAGTATCTTAAAGACCAATCAGCATAGCTTGGAAGAAAATTTTAATTACTTGACAATCATTGAAAGTGAGACTGCGCGCTTGTCTGATCTAACCAAACAATTATTAGCCCTTTCCTATTTAGACAACGAGAATCAATTGGTTCAAAAAAAGTCAGTTGATATTGCTGCTCAAATTCGGCATTATATTCAATTTACTCAATGGAACTGGCAAGAAAAAAACATTTATTTATCGGTCGAATTAATCCCAGCTTTTATTAATGGAAATGAAAATTTTTTATACCAAATTTGGCAAAACCTCATCAACAACGCTTTAAATTATACGCCTGAATACGGAGAAATCCAGATTAAAATCGAAGATACCACTGAAAATTTCATAATAACTATTTTTAATAGCGGTCCTACTATCCCTGACTCTGATATAGACCACTTATTTGAACGATTCTACCAAGTAGATAAAAATCGAACTCGACAGAATGGAACCAGTGGTTTAGGTCTAGCAATTACAGAAAAGATTGTTCACTTACACAATGGAACTATTTCTGTACTCAACAAAACGCATCCTAAAGGTGTTTTATTTAGTGTCCAATTGCCAAAAGCTCATTTGTAA
- a CDS encoding response regulator transcription factor, with translation MKTILVADDDQLIKNMVHFFLTSEGFNVLTASDGDEALEIITKNQIDLAILDVMMPGKTGYQVCQQIRENSSIPVILLTARGEMVDKEVGFQAGTDDYITKPFELKELLFRVNALLRRSQTPNETVIQIGQLKIDSQNYLVTLGKKELYLPLKEFEVLHKLASYPKKTFTRDQLIDSIWGFDYEGNDRTVDVHIKRLREHLTPESGVKISTIRGLGYRLEVQL, from the coding sequence ATGAAGACAATTTTAGTTGCCGATGACGATCAACTTATCAAAAATATGGTTCACTTTTTTTTAACTTCAGAGGGATTTAACGTATTGACGGCTAGTGATGGAGACGAAGCTTTAGAAATAATCACAAAAAATCAGATTGATTTAGCTATCCTTGACGTTATGATGCCAGGGAAAACAGGCTATCAAGTTTGCCAACAGATTCGAGAAAATTCTTCTATTCCAGTTATTTTACTAACTGCTAGAGGTGAAATGGTGGACAAAGAAGTCGGATTCCAAGCGGGAACTGATGACTATATTACGAAACCTTTCGAATTAAAGGAATTGCTTTTCAGAGTTAACGCACTCTTACGACGTTCTCAAACCCCAAATGAAACAGTCATTCAGATTGGGCAATTAAAAATCGATTCACAAAACTACTTGGTTACATTAGGAAAAAAAGAACTTTACTTACCATTAAAAGAATTTGAAGTCCTGCATAAATTAGCTTCTTATCCAAAAAAAACATTTACTCGTGACCAACTAATTGACTCCATTTGGGGATTCGATTATGAAGGTAATGACCGAACTGTTGATGTTCATATTAAGCGTCTAAGAGAACATTTAACACCCGAGTCTGGTGTTAAAATTTCAACAATTAGAGGACTTGGTTATCGACTTGAGGTGCAACTATGA
- a CDS encoding DUF2187 domain-containing protein encodes MGFKITDEIQSVVEIELRKGASKSRIATLLGVNYDEALVIIDEVKESFRPDVGDEIRFTFRDEKMAGVIQKLLTNSAVVEIFWEQSSSIMKDVCEDKTIVNFKDIIEVTNLNVVS; translated from the coding sequence GTGGGATTTAAAATAACCGATGAGATTCAGTCAGTTGTTGAGATTGAGCTTCGAAAAGGTGCTAGCAAGTCAAGAATTGCAACGCTTTTAGGTGTTAATTACGATGAGGCTTTAGTAATTATTGACGAAGTAAAAGAGTCATTTAGACCAGATGTAGGGGATGAAATTCGCTTTACATTTCGTGATGAAAAAATGGCTGGAGTGATTCAAAAACTGTTAACAAATAGTGCTGTAGTCGAAATTTTCTGGGAACAATCTTCATCTATTATGAAAGATGTTTGTGAAGATAAAACAATTGTCAATTTCAAAGATATCATTGAAGTCACTAATTTAAATGTCGTATCATAA
- a CDS encoding MarR family winged helix-turn-helix transcriptional regulator: MPNSFETINDYLVDVFNEILTIEETALQNSSFEDVSIKEMHTVEAIGMYQRRTTSEVAKKLQITVGTLTVAVNNLVRKGYVERIRSEDDRRVVKLGLTKRGRLLFRLHDKFHKEMVKETIEDMQPEEIDILIKGLRNLHGFLDKTQKKLKEQG, encoded by the coding sequence TTGCCAAACTCATTTGAAACGATTAACGATTATTTAGTCGATGTGTTTAATGAAATTCTGACAATTGAAGAAACAGCTTTGCAAAATAGTAGTTTTGAAGATGTTTCAATTAAAGAAATGCATACAGTTGAAGCAATCGGCATGTATCAGAGACGTACGACTTCAGAAGTCGCTAAGAAACTTCAAATTACTGTGGGTACATTAACTGTTGCAGTCAATAATTTAGTCCGAAAGGGCTATGTAGAAAGAATTCGAAGCGAAGATGATCGACGAGTTGTGAAATTAGGTTTAACCAAACGTGGTCGCTTATTATTTCGACTACACGATAAATTTCATAAGGAAATGGTAAAAGAAACAATTGAGGATATGCAACCTGAAGAGATTGATATTTTAATTAAAGGTTTGCGAAACTTACATGGTTTCTTAGATAAAACACAAAAAAAATTGAAAGAACAGGGCTGA
- a CDS encoding beta-ketoacyl-ACP synthase III yields MGTKIVSTGSYVPKKQVSNEMLESFMETNDEWIKTRTGIHHRHLAEGENTSVLCGKAAKAMLDKADVEASEIDLIIVATMTPDYLSPSTACLVQEYIGANKAMAFDLNAACSGFVYALSVAEKMMASGKFHYALVIGGEVMSKVIDWTDRSTAVLFGDGAGGVLLEANSEKNTFIAEDLHADGGRALSLTAGSMAVNNPYHKTEETNEYYLKMDGRGIFDFAIRSVPKSVRQVVENAGLELEDIDYILPHQANYRIVEAIAKKLKLPMTKFKTNMAEYGNTSGASIGILLDELVSNNELVLGSNEKVILTGFGGGLTWGSILIEL; encoded by the coding sequence ATGGGAACAAAAATTGTTAGTACTGGGAGTTACGTTCCAAAAAAACAAGTTTCCAATGAAATGTTGGAAAGTTTTATGGAAACAAATGACGAATGGATTAAGACACGAACTGGGATTCATCATCGGCATTTAGCTGAAGGTGAGAACACTTCTGTTTTATGTGGCAAGGCTGCTAAAGCGATGTTAGATAAGGCGGATGTTGAAGCGTCTGAAATTGATTTGATTATTGTAGCAACCATGACACCCGATTATTTAAGCCCATCAACAGCTTGTTTAGTTCAAGAATACATCGGTGCAAATAAAGCGATGGCTTTTGATTTAAATGCAGCTTGTTCAGGTTTTGTGTATGCACTGTCGGTGGCTGAAAAAATGATGGCTAGTGGCAAATTTCATTATGCTTTAGTAATAGGCGGTGAAGTTATGTCAAAAGTTATTGATTGGACAGATCGAAGCACAGCGGTTCTTTTTGGAGATGGAGCAGGTGGGGTATTATTAGAAGCAAATTCTGAAAAAAATACTTTTATTGCCGAAGATCTTCATGCAGATGGCGGTCGTGCTTTATCTTTAACAGCAGGTTCGATGGCTGTCAATAATCCTTACCATAAAACAGAAGAAACAAACGAGTACTACTTGAAAATGGATGGGCGAGGTATTTTTGATTTTGCCATACGTAGTGTCCCAAAAAGTGTTCGTCAAGTTGTTGAAAATGCTGGATTAGAGTTGGAAGATATTGATTATATTCTTCCGCATCAAGCAAATTATCGGATTGTTGAAGCTATTGCTAAAAAGTTGAAGTTACCGATGACTAAGTTTAAAACAAATATGGCTGAATACGGCAATACTTCTGGAGCTAGTATCGGAATTTTATTAGACGAACTAGTCTCTAACAATGAATTAGTCTTAGGAAGTAATGAAAAAGTTATTTTAACTGGTTTTGGTGGGGGCCTAACATGGGGTTCCATTTTAATCGAGTTATAA
- a CDS encoding acyl carrier protein translates to MTFEKIQAIIVDQLDKEEAEVQLTTNFREDLEADSLDLFQIINDIEDEFDIKIETEEGLNTVQDIVNFVEAELKNK, encoded by the coding sequence ATGACATTCGAAAAAATTCAAGCAATTATCGTGGACCAATTAGACAAAGAGGAAGCTGAAGTACAATTAACTACTAACTTCCGTGAGGATTTAGAAGCAGATAGTTTAGATTTATTCCAAATCATTAACGATATTGAAGATGAATTTGATATTAAAATTGAAACTGAAGAAGGCTTAAATACAGTTCAAGATATTGTTAACTTTGTTGAAGCAGAATTAAAAAATAAATAA
- the fabK gene encoding enoyl-[acyl-carrier-protein] reductase FabK: protein MQSNICEKLGIDYPIIQGAMAWVANAELASAVSNAGGLGIIASGHAPEEVVRDQIRQAKEKTNRPFGVNIMLLSPHVDAVVKAVCEEGVKVVTTGAGSPGKYMKLFKEHGITVIPVVASVALAKRMEKDGADAIIIEGMEAGGHIGKLTTMVLVPQIVDAVSIPVIAAGGIGDGRGMAAAFMLGASAVQLGTRFLVAHECTIHQNFKDAVLKARDIDTTVTGQITGHPVRTIRNKLTRIYDQAEKEETSKDKPDFERLEELGKGTLRLAVVEGDIKNGSMMSGQIAGLVSREQSCSDIILELMTEYQTVIKEKAQAL, encoded by the coding sequence ATGCAATCAAATATATGCGAAAAACTAGGGATTGACTATCCCATTATTCAAGGAGCGATGGCATGGGTAGCAAATGCTGAATTGGCAAGTGCTGTTTCAAATGCTGGCGGGTTAGGTATTATTGCCTCAGGACATGCTCCAGAAGAAGTTGTTCGCGATCAAATTAGGCAGGCAAAAGAAAAAACGAATCGTCCATTTGGTGTGAATATTATGCTTTTATCTCCACATGTAGATGCAGTTGTAAAAGCTGTTTGTGAAGAGGGTGTGAAGGTTGTTACAACTGGAGCAGGAAGCCCTGGGAAGTATATGAAGCTTTTTAAAGAACATGGCATTACAGTTATACCTGTAGTCGCTTCTGTTGCTTTAGCGAAACGAATGGAAAAAGATGGTGCAGATGCAATTATTATTGAAGGAATGGAAGCCGGAGGTCATATTGGCAAGTTAACGACGATGGTATTAGTTCCTCAAATTGTAGATGCTGTTTCGATTCCTGTGATTGCTGCAGGTGGTATAGGAGATGGGCGTGGTATGGCAGCGGCGTTTATGCTAGGAGCTTCAGCTGTACAACTAGGAACGCGTTTCTTAGTCGCTCATGAGTGTACCATCCATCAAAACTTTAAAGATGCCGTTTTAAAAGCTAGAGATATTGATACAACTGTTACTGGTCAAATTACAGGACATCCAGTTCGCACTATTCGCAATAAATTAACACGAATTTATGATCAAGCCGAAAAGGAAGAGACTAGTAAAGATAAACCTGATTTTGAGCGTTTAGAAGAACTTGGCAAAGGCACATTACGTTTGGCCGTTGTTGAAGGGGATATCAAAAATGGTTCAATGATGTCAGGTCAAATTGCTGGATTAGTTAGTAGAGAGCAGAGTTGTAGCGATATTATTTTAGAATTGATGACGGAATACCAAACTGTAATTAAAGAAAAAGCTCAGGCTTTGTAA
- the fabD gene encoding ACP S-malonyltransferase — MKIAFVYSGQGAQYQGMGQEFYEANQTVRELFDEATEVLGFDMAALCFNENDKLNETTYTQPAILTVSVAIDTLLKEHGIEPEVVAGLSLGEYSALVKAGVLDFKEALLLVKKRGQFMTEAVPSGAGAMSAIMGLDRETVKAACLEASQLGVVTPANYNMPGQIVIAGMKAAVERAGEILTEKGAKRVIPLQVSGPFHTALLEPAAKQLEKALENVSIHEPKLPIISNTEAKVIGNQAEIAPLLVRQVMSPVLWEDSVRTMIDDLGVTTFIEVGPGKALSSFIKKIDRSVTVLNVENQKSLEKTLEKLKAE; from the coding sequence ATGAAGATTGCTTTTGTATACAGTGGGCAAGGTGCTCAATATCAAGGTATGGGTCAAGAATTTTATGAAGCGAATCAAACGGTACGAGAGTTGTTTGATGAGGCGACAGAAGTACTAGGCTTCGATATGGCTGCATTATGCTTTAATGAAAATGACAAATTAAATGAAACAACTTATACACAACCTGCTATATTAACAGTTAGTGTCGCGATTGATACCCTCTTAAAAGAGCATGGTATTGAGCCAGAAGTTGTTGCAGGTTTAAGTTTAGGTGAATATAGTGCTTTGGTAAAAGCAGGAGTTTTGGATTTTAAAGAAGCTCTTCTATTAGTTAAAAAACGTGGACAATTTATGACAGAGGCTGTTCCGTCTGGTGCAGGTGCAATGAGTGCCATTATGGGATTAGATCGTGAAACGGTTAAAGCTGCTTGTCTAGAGGCTAGTCAACTAGGTGTTGTGACACCAGCTAATTATAATATGCCTGGTCAAATTGTTATTGCTGGAATGAAAGCAGCAGTGGAACGTGCAGGTGAGATTCTAACAGAAAAGGGTGCTAAACGTGTTATTCCACTACAAGTAAGTGGTCCTTTTCATACAGCATTATTAGAACCTGCTGCTAAACAGTTAGAAAAAGCTCTTGAGAACGTATCCATTCATGAGCCAAAGCTTCCTATTATAAGTAATACTGAAGCAAAGGTGATTGGAAATCAAGCTGAGATAGCACCGTTATTGGTACGTCAAGTGATGTCTCCTGTTTTATGGGAGGATAGCGTTCGAACAATGATTGATGATCTTGGGGTAACAACATTTATAGAGGTCGGACCAGGTAAAGCATTAAGTAGCTTTATTAAAAAAATTGATCGATCAGTGACCGTATTAAATGTTGAAAACCAAAAATCTCTTGAAAAAACCTTAGAAAAATTAAAAGCTGAGTAA
- the fabG gene encoding 3-oxoacyl-[acyl-carrier-protein] reductase: protein MTLKGKTVIVTGSSRGIGKAIAIEFAKEGANIVLNGRKPISEELIAEIEGFDVKCHTILGDVSNFDMAKQLIDETKEVFGSVDVLVNNAGITNDKLLMRMSEEDFDATLNINLKGTFNTIRHATGIMLKQRSGSIINLSSIVGQIGNVGQANYAASKAGVIGLTKSAARELAARGITVNAIAPGFIETDMTDELSDKNKDLMKQQIPLSRFGQVEDVAKAAVFLSQNSYITGQVINVDGGMVMNG from the coding sequence ATGACTTTAAAGGGGAAAACAGTGATTGTTACTGGTAGTTCGCGGGGGATTGGAAAAGCTATTGCCATCGAATTTGCTAAAGAAGGAGCCAATATTGTTTTAAATGGTCGCAAGCCGATTTCAGAAGAGTTAATTGCTGAAATTGAAGGGTTTGACGTGAAATGTCATACAATTCTTGGTGATGTAAGCAATTTTGATATGGCAAAACAGTTAATAGATGAAACGAAAGAGGTCTTTGGGAGTGTAGATGTCTTGGTCAACAATGCTGGGATTACCAATGATAAATTACTCATGCGCATGTCAGAAGAAGACTTTGATGCAACACTTAATATAAATTTAAAAGGAACATTTAATACGATTCGTCATGCAACAGGAATTATGTTAAAACAGCGTAGTGGATCGATTATTAATCTATCAAGTATTGTCGGTCAGATTGGAAATGTTGGACAAGCTAATTATGCAGCAAGTAAAGCGGGCGTAATTGGATTAACTAAATCGGCAGCTCGTGAATTAGCAGCTCGTGGTATTACCGTAAATGCGATTGCACCAGGGTTTATTGAAACGGATATGACAGATGAATTAAGTGATAAAAATAAAGATTTAATGAAGCAACAAATTCCATTAAGTCGTTTTGGTCAAGTTGAAGATGTTGCAAAAGCAGCGGTCTTTTTAAGTCAAAATAGCTATATTACAGGCCAAGTTATCAATGTTGATGGCGGCATGGTAATGAATGGATAA
- the fabF gene encoding beta-ketoacyl-ACP synthase II has product MNRVVITGMGAVTPVGNTVETYWDSLKNGKSGIAEIKRFDASETGITLAAELKDFDATLYMPRKETKRTDLFSQYGIAAAVQAMDDSQLDTEKIDVDRFGVIVSSGIGGMNTIQEQVIKMHEKGPKRVAPFFVPMVIGNMAAGNIAIRVGAKGLCTSIVTACASGTNSIGEAFRSIKHGYSDVILAGGTEATICEIGIAGFGALTALSKSTDPARGSVPFDKERNGFVMGEGAGVLVLEELQHALDRGAKIYGEVVGYGSTCDAGHMTAPSIDGSGAGKAMIQAMKEAGISASDVDYINAHGTSTPANDSAETTAIKYAMGEEIAKQVPISSTKSMVGHLLGAAGAIEGIACVKALQDGFLPPTIGYQVVDEACDLDYIPNVGRAATEAKYALSNSLGFGGHNAVVCFKKWEDA; this is encoded by the coding sequence ATGAATCGAGTAGTTATTACAGGTATGGGTGCTGTTACACCAGTAGGAAATACAGTTGAGACTTATTGGGATAGCTTAAAAAATGGTAAGAGCGGAATCGCAGAAATTAAACGATTTGATGCTTCAGAAACAGGAATTACTCTTGCAGCTGAATTGAAAGATTTTGATGCAACTTTATATATGCCAAGAAAAGAAACGAAAAGAACAGATTTGTTTTCTCAATATGGGATTGCAGCAGCTGTTCAAGCAATGGATGATAGTCAATTAGATACAGAAAAAATAGATGTAGATCGCTTTGGCGTGATTGTTAGTTCTGGAATTGGTGGAATGAATACAATTCAAGAACAAGTCATTAAAATGCATGAAAAAGGTCCAAAGCGCGTTGCACCATTCTTTGTTCCAATGGTTATTGGAAATATGGCAGCAGGAAATATTGCGATTCGAGTAGGAGCAAAAGGATTATGTACTTCGATTGTAACAGCATGTGCATCTGGAACAAACTCTATTGGCGAAGCTTTTCGTTCAATTAAACATGGTTACTCAGATGTAATCTTAGCAGGTGGAACAGAAGCAACTATTTGTGAAATCGGCATTGCTGGTTTTGGAGCGTTGACTGCCTTAAGCAAATCAACAGACCCCGCACGTGGTTCAGTTCCGTTTGATAAAGAACGTAATGGATTTGTTATGGGTGAAGGTGCCGGCGTTTTAGTTTTAGAAGAACTGCAACATGCTTTAGACCGTGGCGCTAAAATTTATGGCGAGGTTGTTGGCTATGGCTCTACATGTGATGCTGGTCATATGACGGCTCCGTCTATTGATGGTAGTGGAGCAGGAAAAGCGATGATTCAAGCCATGAAAGAAGCGGGTATTTCTGCAAGTGATGTAGATTATATTAATGCTCATGGAACAAGCACCCCTGCAAATGATAGTGCTGAAACAACAGCTATCAAATATGCAATGGGCGAAGAAATTGCTAAACAAGTGCCAATTTCTAGTACGAAGAGTATGGTTGGTCATTTGCTTGGCGCAGCTGGTGCTATTGAAGGGATTGCTTGTGTTAAAGCTTTACAAGATGGATTTTTACCACCAACTATTGGCTATCAAGTAGTTGATGAAGCCTGTGATTTAGATTACATTCCAAATGTAGGTCGTGCAGCAACAGAAGCTAAATATGCTTTAAGTAACTCATTAGGTTTTGGCGGACATAACGCCGTTGTCTGCTTTAAAAAATGGGAGGACGCGTAA
- the accB gene encoding acetyl-CoA carboxylase biotin carboxyl carrier protein: protein MNIAEVKELLTIVNDSKLTEFDLQMDNVVLHMSKNTHQAPKEMAAPQAQTQQATAVSAVPQTATEVQVEEVVKTTISEEGNLIKAPIVGVVYLAASPDKPNFKKVGDTVEVGETLCIVEAMKLMNEITSDVAGTVTEVLIENEEVVEYNQPLFRIV, encoded by the coding sequence ATGAATATTGCTGAAGTTAAAGAATTACTAACCATCGTAAATGACTCTAAATTGACAGAGTTTGATTTACAAATGGATAATGTTGTGTTGCATATGAGTAAAAACACACATCAAGCACCTAAAGAAATGGCGGCACCACAAGCTCAAACCCAACAAGCGACAGCAGTATCAGCAGTTCCGCAAACTGCAACTGAGGTACAAGTTGAAGAAGTCGTGAAAACTACGATAAGTGAAGAAGGAAATTTAATTAAAGCTCCGATAGTTGGAGTCGTTTATTTAGCGGCTTCCCCTGATAAGCCTAACTTTAAAAAAGTTGGTGATACAGTAGAAGTAGGCGAAACTTTATGTATCGTTGAGGCAATGAAATTAATGAATGAAATTACTAGCGATGTCGCTGGGACAGTTACTGAAGTTTTAATTGAAAATGAAGAAGTTGTAGAATATAACCAACCACTATTTAGAATCGTCTAA
- the fabZ gene encoding 3-hydroxyacyl-ACP dehydratase FabZ — protein sequence MSVLTAQEVMELIPNRYPIFFIDYVDELIPGEHVVATKNVTINEDFFQGHFPGNPTMPGVLILESLAQAGSIPLLKLDKFQGQTAYLGGMNKVKFRKKVVPGDVLKLHVDIIKLKDYAGIGKAVAYVDGKKVCEAELTFIIGR from the coding sequence ATGAGCGTTTTAACAGCACAAGAAGTAATGGAGTTAATCCCAAATAGATACCCAATCTTTTTTATTGATTATGTAGATGAATTAATCCCTGGGGAGCATGTTGTAGCCACTAAAAATGTAACAATTAATGAAGACTTTTTCCAAGGGCATTTTCCTGGGAACCCAACAATGCCAGGTGTTTTAATTTTAGAAAGTTTAGCGCAAGCAGGATCTATTCCATTATTAAAATTAGACAAATTCCAAGGACAAACAGCTTACTTAGGTGGAATGAACAAAGTTAAATTCCGTAAAAAAGTTGTTCCTGGTGATGTTTTGAAATTACATGTAGACATCATTAAATTAAAAGATTACGCTGGAATTGGTAAAGCTGTCGCTTATGTTGATGGGAAAAAGGTTTGTGAAGCTGAATTAACCTTCATCATTGGTAGATAA